Proteins encoded in a region of the Bombyx mori chromosome 23, ASM3026992v2 genome:
- the LOC101739710 gene encoding ribosome production factor 2 homolog, producing MPVLQRIKKPTTRKGKKVLLSKEPKPIEGPKQSIFLQGRNPSERTRKLLKDIYDLKKPDAAYLSRKNDFVPFEDSSLIEKLCYKKEAALFGVGSHSKKRPHNIVLGRTFDYGILDMIELGTEEYKAMSEFHNIKVLAGSKPCLLFNGPAWELNQDLTRLKSLFSDFFHREKVETIRLQGLEHVLSFTATDDGLIYFRSYRISLKKSGQRTPRVELEEIGPSIDFKLRRTKLASDDLYKEACKIPREMKPIKKKNISRDAFGTKHGRIHMGKQDINRLQTRKMKGLKKTTEEKKKILLQKKKDKKAAKQKQHVEV from the exons ATGCCTGTGCTACAAAGAATAAA gaaacCTACAACTCGTAAAGGAAAAAAGGTTCTACTATCGAAAGAACCTAAGCCCATTGAAGGTCCTAAACAAAGTATCTTCCTTCAAGGCCGCAACCCGTCAGAAAGGACAAGAAAGCTACTAAAGGATATCTATGATTTAAAAAAGCCTGACGCCGCTTATCTCAGCCGCAAAAACGATTTTGTCCCATTTGAAGACAGTAGTTTGATTGAGAA GTTATGTTACAAAAAAGAGGCGGCTCTGTTTGGTGTTGGTTCACACAGCAAGAAGCGCCCCCACAACATTGTTTTGGGTAGAACTTTTGATTATGGAATATTGGATATGATTGAACTTGGTACTGAAGAATACAAGGCAATGTCAGAATTTCACAATATAAAAGTCCTGGCTGGTTCTAAACCATGTTTATTGTTTAATGGACCTGCTTGGGAGCTAAACCAGGATTTAACACGATTGAAGTCACTGTTCTCTGATTTCTTTCACAGAGaaaag gTGGAAACCATTAGATTGCAGGGATTAGAACATGTCCTCAGTTTCACGGCTACTGATGATGGCTTGATCTACTTCAGATCGTACAGAATATCACTTAAGAAAAGTGGCCAGAGAACACCCAGAGTGGAGTTGGAAGAAATAG GTCCGTCAATTGATTTCAAATTAAGAAGAACTAAGTTAGCGTCTGACGATCTCTACAAGGAAGCTTGTAAAATACCGAGAGAGATGAAACcaatcaaaaagaaaaatatctcCAGAGATGCATTTGGAACTAAACACGGCCGTATTCATATGGGTAAGCAAGATATCAATAGGCTGCAAACCCGAAAGATGAAGGGCTTAAAGAAAACAAccgaagaaaagaaaaaaatacttcttcagaaaaagaaagataagaaagcagcaaaacaaaaacaacatgtagaagtataa